The Methanocalculus alkaliphilus genome segment CTTTGAGACTGCGTAGGCTATGCCGATCTTCTCAGGGCTTGTCTGATGTGAATAGACTTTGAACCGTGGATCGGTATCGGATCCCCGATGAATACCAGGGATGGCGACAGCGGGGATGCCGGAGGCGGCGATCATATCATAGACCCGGGTGCCGCCGCCGACATGCTCCCCCGCACCTTCGCGGGTAATAACCCCCCGGTTCTTCAACTTCTGTATATCGGTGATTGCGGTGAAGTTATCACCCATTGAGTAACAGAGAGCGATACCTTCAATCTCTTCAACCGGGCAGAGGCGGGTGAGATCATCGATCACAAAATCCCGCGCATCACTCCGACTCATCTTGAAACCTCCGGTTGCTGAGGCGAAGCGGATGGCTGTCGTTCCATGATCGATGCCGATGAACATAACGGTACTTCTATGGTCTATCTCCCCTATTAGTCTATAATGTTCAGTATCGTAACCGGTGGTGCCGGATTCATCGGATCTCATCTCGTTGATCTCCTCCTTGGGCGGGGCGATCGCGTCTGTGTCATCGACTCTCTCTCCAATGGGAATCGGGATCATCTCCGTGCCCATCTCAAACAGGGTGCAGTGGAGCTGATAGAAGCCGACCTCCTCTCTGATGGATGGCAGGGGGCATGCGCAGGTGCCGATCGGATCTTCCACCTCGCCGCCGATCCCGATGTCCGGGGGAGCGCAGAGACGCCCTGGTCGGTCTATGAAAATAACGTCACGGCGACGATGAAGGTGCTTGAGGCGATGCGGGAGCATGGCATCCCTGAGATATCGTTCACCTCAACCTCGACGGTCTATGGCGAGGCCTCAGTCATCCCGACACCCGAGAACTATGCGCCCCTGATCCCGATATCGGTCTATGGTGCGAGCAAACTTGCATCAGAGGCGATGATAGCGTCATACTGCCATACCTATGGGATGCGGGGATCGATCTTCCGCTTCGCAAATATCATCGGTCCCAGGAGTAACCATGGGGTGATCTTCGACTTTATCAGGAAGCTCCGGCGGGATCCCACGCGCCTTGAGATCCTTGGTGATGGAACGCAGACCAAATCATATCTAACCGTCGGCGCCTGTGTGGAGGCGATGGTGTATGCAACTGAACAGGGTCCGGATCGCTACAACTGCTATAACATCGGATCGACCGACTGGATCGATGTCGTCAGTATCGCAGAGATCGTTGTTGATGAGATGGGACTTTCTGATGTTGCCTTCTCATTCACCGGTGGTGATCGGGGATGGACCGGGGATGTCCCAAAGATGCTCCTCTCGATTGAGAAAATCCAGAGCCTTGGGTGGAGACCCCCGATCGGATCTGCTGAGAGTGTCCGCGAGGCGGTCCGGGCGGGGATCCTGGAGATCTAATCTCTCTTTTTGAGAATATGCTCTCTCTTCCCCTTTCTCAGATATTCGATCATACCAATGAGAAGTACTCCGGCGACACAGGCGGCGGCTGCACCCGGTGAAAAACCTCCGGCTTCTTCTATCCGCTCAATGAGAATTCGGGTCGAGCCGAGCATGAGGCCTGTTAGAAAGGCGAGCACTGCGGCAGTATAGCGATCAAGGAGGTAGCGGAGTACTCGTGAGAAGAGGAGGATTCCAACAACCCCTCCCGCGATGAATGTGATGATCTCAGGGAGTGAGACATCGCGGATCGCCTGAAGGAGATACTCATACTGGCCAAGGACGAGGGTGAGATAAGCGCCGGAGATGCCGGGAAGGATCATCGCACAGAGGGCGACCATACCTGTGATGAAGATCATCAGAAGTGAGTGATCAAATGAGCCGGTTGGGAGATCCCCGATCAGGTATCCGATAAGGAATCCTCCTCCGACGAAGAGTACCGCGAGGGTATTTCTTGATTTGACCTGCACCGCAATCAGTACTGATGATGCGACGATCAGCCCGAGGAAGAGGCCGAACGCCTCCGCCGGGTACCCTGTGAGGATATGGAGGATCATCCGTGACATCAGGAGTGCCGCGGTCCCGATCCCTGCAAGCAGGGTGATCAGGAAGAGCGGATCGGTTGCAAGAACATCTTTTTTGAATGAGCCGATATCACCGCGCAGAATATGCAGGAGTGACTGTGGGCGGACAGCTGCGATTGCATTGATGAGTCTGCCATAGATACCGGTGATGAAGGCCATTGTCCCCCCTGATACTCCGGGTATGATATCTGATCCCCCCATCAGGAGGCCGCGGAGGAAGATCCCAACAATATCTCTCGTATTCGATGTCAAGGTGGTATCTGATTGGTTCTATGGAGGCTTTTAATGATACGACACACAGATGTAGATCTACGATGCTTCCGGTTGATCGGTACGGGAAGGGGAGAAAATATCTCCTCATCCTCGGGGATGGTATGGCGGATGAACCACTCCAGGATCTTGGTGGCCTGACACCACTTGAGTATGCAGAGACTCCCAACATGGATGCAATAGCGCGTGAGGGCCGGATGGGTGCTCTCCGCACCGTCCCGCATGGGTATGAGCCCGGGTCTGATATCGCCAACCTCTCGGTTCTCGGGTATGATCCGGTCAGGCACTATACCGGACGGGGTCCTCTTGAGGCTGCCTCGATGGGCATTCCACTTGCACCTGATGATATTGCATACCGATGTAATCTGGTGACGATCCGTGACGGGGTGATGGAGGACTTCTCAGCAGGTCATATCTCAAGTGAGGAGGGTGGTGCGCTCCTTGAAGCGCTCAGAGATTCGCTTCCTGAGATTGATCTCTATCCCGGGGTGAGTTACCGGAACCTGCTTATCGCTCATCGGGCTGAAGGAGCAAAGACCGTACCCCCCCACGACATTGTTGGCAGGGATGCGGCCTCTTCACTCCCGAAAGGACCAGATGCAGAGCTTTTACGGCGCTGCATTGAGGTTTCCAAGGAGGTATTTACAGAACATCCTGTGAATCTGAAGCGCATGGAACGTGGTCTTCGTCCTGCAACATCCATCTGGCCATGGAGCGGTGGGAAAACCCCTTCGTTTCTCCCATTTTATATGAAGTTCGGCCTGAAAGGAGGTATCATCTCCGCGGTTGATCTCCTCTTCGGTATCGCGCGTCTTGCTGAGATGGAGGTGATCAGGGTTCCGGGTGCGACAGGATTCCTTGATACAGATTATCGGGCGAAGATACGCTATGCCCTGGATGCGCTCAAGCGCCTCGATTTCGTCTATGTTCATGTCGAGGCCCCGGATGAAGCAGGACATCTCGGCAGTATTGAAGAGAAGGTCCGGGCTATTGAACGGCTTGATGATGCGATCGGGATCGCACTTGACGAGTTTGATGGAACTATTGCCCTTCTGCCCGATCATCCGACCCCGATTCGGCTCAGGACCCATACCGCAGATCCTGTGCCCTTTGCCATCCTTGGAAAAGGAAAGGACAGAACCGAGCGATACTCGGAGAAAGAGGCGAAGAAAGGCTCCCTTGGGCTGATGCGCGGACCGGATCTCCTCCCGCTTCTCTTCTCCCGCAAGACCCTTGATGAGGATTCGGACTGGCTGCGCTTCTGAGGAGGATAATGATGGATGGAAACGGTTGCTGTTGGTTCTCTACTCTCTCACGACCTTATATCGTAACAGAGATGTTTGCAGAAAGGTTGGAAAGGTGGCATCAGATCCCTGCGTCATCATCTGGTGTCAGCGGGGGTAACTCTCATCATCTGCCTGCCTCTTTATGCGCTCTCCCAA includes the following:
- a CDS encoding NAD-dependent epimerase/dehydratase family protein, with product MFSIVTGGAGFIGSHLVDLLLGRGDRVCVIDSLSNGNRDHLRAHLKQGAVELIEADLLSDGWQGACAGADRIFHLAADPDVRGSAETPWSVYENNVTATMKVLEAMREHGIPEISFTSTSTVYGEASVIPTPENYAPLIPISVYGASKLASEAMIASYCHTYGMRGSIFRFANIIGPRSNHGVIFDFIRKLRRDPTRLEILGDGTQTKSYLTVGACVEAMVYATEQGPDRYNCYNIGSTDWIDVVSIAEIVVDEMGLSDVAFSFTGGDRGWTGDVPKMLLSIEKIQSLGWRPPIGSAESVREAVRAGILEI
- a CDS encoding DUF368 domain-containing protein, coding for MTSNTRDIVGIFLRGLLMGGSDIIPGVSGGTMAFITGIYGRLINAIAAVRPQSLLHILRGDIGSFKKDVLATDPLFLITLLAGIGTAALLMSRMILHILTGYPAEAFGLFLGLIVASSVLIAVQVKSRNTLAVLFVGGGFLIGYLIGDLPTGSFDHSLLMIFITGMVALCAMILPGISGAYLTLVLGQYEYLLQAIRDVSLPEIITFIAGGVVGILLFSRVLRYLLDRYTAAVLAFLTGLMLGSTRILIERIEEAGGFSPGAAAACVAGVLLIGMIEYLRKGKREHILKKRD
- a CDS encoding cofactor-independent phosphoglycerate mutase — protein: MLPVDRYGKGRKYLLILGDGMADEPLQDLGGLTPLEYAETPNMDAIAREGRMGALRTVPHGYEPGSDIANLSVLGYDPVRHYTGRGPLEAASMGIPLAPDDIAYRCNLVTIRDGVMEDFSAGHISSEEGGALLEALRDSLPEIDLYPGVSYRNLLIAHRAEGAKTVPPHDIVGRDAASSLPKGPDAELLRRCIEVSKEVFTEHPVNLKRMERGLRPATSIWPWSGGKTPSFLPFYMKFGLKGGIISAVDLLFGIARLAEMEVIRVPGATGFLDTDYRAKIRYALDALKRLDFVYVHVEAPDEAGHLGSIEEKVRAIERLDDAIGIALDEFDGTIALLPDHPTPIRLRTHTADPVPFAILGKGKDRTERYSEKEAKKGSLGLMRGPDLLPLLFSRKTLDEDSDWLRF